From Cucumis melo cultivar AY chromosome 1, USDA_Cmelo_AY_1.0, whole genome shotgun sequence, a single genomic window includes:
- the LOC127149797 gene encoding uncharacterized protein LOC127149797, with translation MRCMESVCSNIIDYLSSVGFKKWSRAYSRRRRYRMMTSNCAESVNSVFKDLRELPVATMLCSIGDVLQKWFYERSKVASTMKSHLTSLTENILHLEHEKSRRLLVDPISKIECQVTDGNQQFIVKLNVECCSW, from the exons atgagatgcatggagtctgtttgttcaaatattatagattatcttagtagtgttggttttaAGAAGTGGTCTCGGGCATATTCACGTAgacgaaggtatagaatgatgacatcaaattgtgcagaaagtgtaaattcggtgtttaaagatcttagagaactacctgtggcaacgatgctttgttcaattggggatgtattgcaaaaatggttttatgaacgaagtaaagttgcttctacaatgaagagtcatTTGACTTCTTTGACTGAGAACATTCTAcatttagaacatgaaaagtcaagaagattattg gttgatccaataagtAAAATTGAATGCCAAGTAACTGATggaaatcaacagtttattgtgaagttaaacgtgGAATGTTGTAGTTGGTga